CCATATCGTTAGTTATGACAAATGAACAAAACCAGAGCATAGGCCAGGTTGTTCAAAAGGAACAGAAGAGGTTACTTGATTTTATCCGTAAGCGGGTTCCTTCGGAAGAGGATGCTGAGGACATCCTGCAGGATGTTTTTTACCAGCTCACAGAGAGCTATCGGCTGATGAAACCTATTGAGCAGGTGTCGGCGTGGTTATTTACTGTCGCGCGTAATAAAATAACCGATATGTTCAGGAAAAAGAAACCGGATAATTTCAGTAGTCTGACTTTCGATAATCAAAACAGTGATGATGAGGGAGAAATATTCAGTATAGCTGATTACTTACCCGATGCATCGGAAGGGCCCGAAGCGGCTTATTTACGAAAGGTCATACTTAATACGCTGGATGAATCGCTGAAAGAATTGCC
This sequence is a window from Bacteroidota bacterium. Protein-coding genes within it:
- a CDS encoding sigma-70 family RNA polymerase sigma factor; its protein translation is MENTATISLVMTNEQNQSIGQVVQKEQKRLLDFIRKRVPSEEDAEDILQDVFYQLTESYRLMKPIEQVSAWLFTVARNKITDMFRKKKPDNFSSLTFDNQNSDDEGEIFSIADYLPDASEGPEAAYLRKVILNTLDESLKELPQEQRDVFVMQEMEQMSFKQIAELTGEPVNTLISRKRYAVLHLRERLKEVYNELLNI